A window of the Cololabis saira isolate AMF1-May2022 chromosome 19, fColSai1.1, whole genome shotgun sequence genome harbors these coding sequences:
- the LOC133419638 gene encoding zinc finger protein 239-like isoform X1, which translates to MKQEIDGGGCGGPGPTRKTRPNGHSEPDMHGNSSDSLETEVSDGDCWQKASDFGPETEGGGNAGRQIRSAESGGNNSSGCHAPKKSFSCSECDKQFTRNYNLKRHMEAHARGRMFVCSHCGKTFARETHLVTHTIIHRAQESFDCKLCVKTFHTSGDLETHMRAHKGEKMFSCSDCGKRFSQSTHLKRHAIVHTGETPFICHVCGKKFRRMMDCNTHMRVHTGEKPYICADCGKSFSQNSNLKTHIRVHTGEKPFKCDVCGKKFRRMIDCNTHMRVHTGEKPYVCSVCGKRFSQNSNLNTHMTIHTVEKSGCRDVCGKRTYENKSALRRETI; encoded by the coding sequence ATGAAGCAGGAAATCGATGGAGGGGGTTGTGGAGGACCTGGACCAACCAGGAAAACGCGTCCCAACGGTCATTCAGAACCGGACATGCACGGAAACAGTTCAGACTCTTTGGAGACTGAAGTCAGTGATGGCGATTGTTGGCAAAAAGCTTCCGATTTTGGGCCTGAAACTGAAGGCGGTGGTAATGCAGGGAGGCAGATCAGGTCAGCTGAGTCTGGAGGAAATAACAGTTCAGGTTGTCACGCTCCAAAGAAGTCCTTCAGCTGCTCCGAGTGTGATAAACAGTTTACCCGCAATTACAATCTGAAGAGGCACATGGAAGCGCACGCCAGAGGGAGAATGTTTGTCTGCAGCCACTGTGGGAAGACCTTCGCCCGAGAAACGCATCTCGTTACGCACACCATCATCCACAGAGCACAGGAGTCTTTTGACTGCAAACTTTGTGTAAAAACGTTTCACACATCTGGGGATCTTGAGACGCACATGAGAGCTCACAAGGGAGAGAAAATGTTCAGCTGCAGCGATTGTGGAAAAAGATTTAGCCAGAGTACGCACCTTAAGAGACATGCGATCGTCCACACTGGAGAAACGCCTTTTATATGCCACGTTTGTGGCAAAAAATTTCGCAGGATGATGGACTGTAATACGCACATGAGAGTCCACACGGGGGAGAAGCCGTATATCTGTGCCGACTGTGGTAAGAGCTTCAGCCAGAACTCAAATCTGAAGACGCACATAAGAGTACACACGGGGGAGAAACCTTTCAAATGTGACGTTTGTGGTAAAAAGTTTCGTCGAATGATCGACTGTAATACGCACATGAGAGTCCACACGGGGGAGAAGCCGTACGTCTGCAGCGTTTGTGGGAAACGGTTTAGCCAGAACTCGAACCTCAACACTCACATGACGATACACACCGTAGAGAAATCTGGCTGTCGGGATGTTTGTGGAAAAAGAACCTATGAGAACAAGAGCGCGCTCAGGAGGGAAACCATTTAG
- the LOC133419638 gene encoding zinc finger and SCAN domain-containing protein 2-like isoform X2 produces the protein MKQEIDGGGCGGPGPTRKTRPNGHSEPDMHGNSSDSLETEVSDGDCWQKASDFGPETEGGGNAGRQIRSAESGGNNSSGCHAPKKSFSCSECDKQFTRNYNLKRHMEAHARGRMFVCSHCGKTFARETHLVTHTIIHRAQESFDCKLCVKTFHTSGDLETHMRAHKGEKMFSCSDCGKRFSQSTHLKRHAIVHTGETPFICHVCGKKFRRMMDCNTHMRVHTGEKPYICADCVQM, from the exons ATGAAGCAGGAAATCGATGGAGGGGGTTGTGGAGGACCTGGACCAACCAGGAAAACGCGTCCCAACGGTCATTCAGAACCGGACATGCACGGAAACAGTTCAGACTCTTTGGAGACTGAAGTCAGTGATGGCGATTGTTGGCAAAAAGCTTCCGATTTTGGGCCTGAAACTGAAGGCGGTGGTAATGCAGGGAGGCAGATCAGGTCAGCTGAGTCTGGAGGAAATAACAGTTCAGGTTGTCACGCTCCAAAGAAGTCCTTCAGCTGCTCCGAGTGTGATAAACAGTTTACCCGCAATTACAATCTGAAGAGGCACATGGAAGCGCACGCCAGAGGGAGAATGTTTGTCTGCAGCCACTGTGGGAAGACCTTCGCCCGAGAAACGCATCTCGTTACGCACACCATCATCCACAGAGCACAGGAGTCTTTTGACTGCAAACTTTGTGTAAAAACGTTTCACACATCTGGGGATCTTGAGACGCACATGAGAGCTCACAAGGGAGAGAAAATGTTCAGCTGCAGCGATTGTGGAAAAAGATTTAGCCAGAGTACGCACCTTAAGAGACATGCGATCGTCCACACTGGAGAAACGCCTTTTATATGCCACGTTTGTGGCAAAAAATTTCGCAGGATGATGGACTGTAATACGCACATGAGAGTCCACACGGGGGAGAAGCCGTATATCTGTGCCGACTGTG TGCAGATGTAA